Proteins co-encoded in one Longimicrobium sp. genomic window:
- a CDS encoding GH1 family beta-glucosidase gives MGDPPRFPDGFLWGAATSAYQVEGSPLADGAGPSNWHRFSHTPGTTHQGETGDVACDHYRRWREDVALMAELGLGAYRFSVSWSRVFPEGTGRVNQAGLDFYARLVDALLERGIRPAPTLYHWDLPAALDDRGGWTNPDVADWFAAYASTLFRALGDRVPMWSTLNEPWVVMNAGYLHGDHAPGHRSPFEAARVTHNLLRAHAAAVRAYRAEARQRIGLVVNLEPKYPASDAPEDVAATARADAYMNRQYLDPVFLGRYPEELREVFGEAWPDFPAAEVEALREPVDFLGINYYKRSVVRHDPADFPVREGHVRQPRHVHTELGWEVWPQGLEDVLVWVRERYGEVPLYVTENGAAFYDPPVAEGEVVEDPLRVAYYREHLRAALRAVGRGVDLRGYFAWSLLDNYEWSAGYSKRFGLFHVDFETQQRTPKRSARFYREVIRTSGAALG, from the coding sequence ATGGGTGACCCGCCCCGCTTCCCCGACGGCTTCCTCTGGGGCGCCGCGACGTCCGCGTACCAGGTGGAGGGCTCGCCGCTGGCCGACGGCGCGGGTCCCAGCAACTGGCACCGCTTCAGCCACACGCCGGGGACGACGCACCAGGGCGAGACGGGCGACGTGGCGTGCGACCACTACCGGCGCTGGCGCGAGGACGTGGCGCTGATGGCGGAGCTGGGCCTGGGCGCCTACCGCTTCAGCGTCTCCTGGAGCCGGGTCTTCCCGGAGGGGACCGGGCGCGTCAACCAGGCGGGGCTCGACTTCTACGCGCGGCTGGTGGACGCGCTGCTGGAGCGGGGGATCCGGCCCGCGCCCACCCTCTACCACTGGGACCTCCCCGCGGCGCTGGACGACCGCGGCGGCTGGACCAACCCCGACGTGGCCGACTGGTTCGCGGCGTACGCGTCCACCCTCTTCCGCGCGCTCGGCGACCGCGTGCCGATGTGGAGCACGCTCAACGAGCCCTGGGTGGTGATGAACGCCGGCTACCTGCACGGCGACCACGCCCCCGGCCACCGCAGCCCGTTCGAGGCGGCGCGCGTCACGCACAACCTGCTGCGCGCGCACGCCGCGGCCGTGCGCGCGTACCGCGCCGAGGCCAGGCAGCGGATCGGCCTGGTGGTGAACCTGGAGCCCAAGTACCCGGCCTCCGACGCGCCCGAGGACGTGGCGGCCACGGCGCGGGCCGACGCCTACATGAACCGGCAGTACCTGGACCCCGTCTTCCTGGGCCGCTACCCGGAGGAGCTGCGCGAGGTGTTCGGCGAGGCGTGGCCGGACTTCCCCGCGGCCGAGGTGGAGGCGCTCCGCGAGCCGGTCGACTTCCTGGGGATCAACTACTACAAGCGCTCCGTCGTCCGGCACGACCCCGCCGACTTCCCCGTCCGCGAGGGGCACGTGAGGCAGCCGCGGCACGTGCACACCGAGCTGGGGTGGGAGGTGTGGCCCCAGGGGCTCGAGGACGTGCTGGTGTGGGTGCGGGAGCGCTACGGCGAGGTGCCGCTCTACGTCACCGAGAACGGCGCCGCGTTCTACGACCCGCCCGTGGCCGAAGGCGAGGTGGTGGAGGACCCGCTGCGCGTCGCCTACTACCGCGAGCACCTGCGGGCGGCGCTCCGGGCGGTCGGGCGCGGGGTGGACCTGCGCGGCTACTTCGCCTGGTCGCTGCTGGACAACTACGAGTGGAGCGCCGGCTACTCCAAGCGCTTCGGCCTCTTCCACGTCGACTTCGAGACGCAGCAGCGCACGCCCAAGCGGAGCGCCCGCTTCTACCGCGAGGTCATCCGCACGAGCGGCGCGGCGCTGGGTTGA
- a CDS encoding zf-TFIIB domain-containing protein yields MKCPVCLDPDLVMTDRQGIEIDYCPRCRGVWLDRGELDKIIERSAPSVSGSSGYDRERESESYRGDPDHWHRDRDDDYDHRRKRRGGFLDDLFDFG; encoded by the coding sequence ATGAAATGCCCGGTATGCCTGGATCCCGATCTCGTGATGACGGATCGCCAGGGGATCGAGATCGACTACTGCCCCCGCTGCCGGGGCGTCTGGCTCGACCGGGGCGAGCTCGACAAGATCATCGAGCGCTCCGCCCCCTCCGTCTCGGGCTCGTCCGGCTACGACCGGGAGCGCGAGAGCGAGAGCTACCGCGGCGACCCGGACCACTGGCACCGCGACCGGGACGACGACTACGACCACCGGCGCAAGCGGCGCGGCGGCTTCCTGGACGACCTGTTCGACTTCGGCTGA
- a CDS encoding toll/interleukin-1 receptor domain-containing protein, with protein sequence MAEHFEYDVFIAYAHPDSNYAERVYDVLAAIGVRVFLDTRELEAGVKWPDKIAEAQKKSVVTVVLISKHSDSAYFQKEEIQNAIQLTRNQEHRVIPVYLTGSTPTEVVPLPLMQVQSIFVSREPSLLTVAQKIETALKLSKQRQDWEADIDPATVVIVTGCHHKPELFDRPLAYQLKDALDRRGRDVPRAFLRSVVMGDIWFTQHSGFTDHPNLVSIGSPGVNPLTQQIIEQSGPVRTGDKWWVMRGGNRWALYGERAEDTQAAVLAFQEHDLVPFLGQIWFDGK encoded by the coding sequence ATGGCGGAACACTTCGAATACGACGTCTTCATCGCCTACGCGCACCCGGACTCCAATTACGCCGAAAGAGTATACGACGTGCTCGCGGCGATCGGCGTGCGCGTGTTCCTGGACACCAGGGAGCTCGAGGCGGGCGTCAAATGGCCTGACAAAATCGCGGAGGCACAGAAGAAATCGGTGGTGACGGTGGTCCTCATCTCCAAGCACTCGGACTCGGCGTATTTCCAGAAGGAAGAGATCCAGAACGCCATCCAGCTGACCCGGAACCAGGAACACCGGGTGATCCCGGTCTATCTCACCGGCAGCACTCCGACGGAGGTCGTCCCGCTGCCCCTGATGCAGGTCCAGAGCATCTTCGTCTCACGGGAGCCGTCGCTGCTGACCGTGGCGCAGAAGATCGAGACCGCGCTGAAGCTCTCGAAGCAGAGGCAGGACTGGGAGGCGGACATCGACCCTGCCACGGTGGTGATCGTGACCGGCTGCCACCACAAGCCGGAGCTGTTCGACCGCCCGCTCGCCTACCAGCTGAAGGATGCCCTCGACCGCCGGGGACGGGATGTACCGCGGGCCTTTCTCCGCAGCGTGGTGATGGGCGATATCTGGTTCACGCAGCACAGCGGGTTCACCGACCATCCCAACCTCGTCAGCATCGGCTCGCCCGGCGTGAACCCGCTGACGCAGCAGATCATCGAGCAGAGCGGGCCCGTACGAACCGGCGACAAGTGGTGGGTGATGCGTGGGGGGAACCGGTGGGCGCTCTACGGCGAACGGGCGGAAGACACCCAGGCCGCGGTCCTGGCGTTCCAGGAGCACGACCTCGTCCCGTTCCTGGGGCAGATCTGGTTCGATGGAAAGTGA
- a CDS encoding L,D-transpeptidase family protein encodes MTQRFPRAVRRLGRGLLPALATLCMALAGCGRDEARGAEAGEADRADRADAAWNPQALTRVAGLDVAAVRGAVGQRLDGGRPAPLDADQWERVRKLYRRYGQGPLWFGPDGLLEDRAAALLTALVNAHQDALRLDRYPLGELARSLGAVKDARRPTAAQVAAADVMLTASYAALGHDLLTGQVDPRSVSQAWFINPDRERVDSALARTLREEPLHRAIAGMRPQDEDYAFLQRQLQHYRQIASRGGWPTVPRGKELKPGESDSPARLAALRQRLQAEGLLAAATTAPPPPAESAGRSPARPAGGAVYDPALAGAVAAFQARHGIESDSTLGPETVAALNLSPAYRLWQIAANLERYRWLPRSLGSRYILVNVPAFRLEAFDGGRKALEMKVIVGEEYEDRATPVFSDSMEYVVFRPYWMVTDSIAAKEIFPRAAADPGYFARNRYETFEEQGKTRVRQRPGEKNSLGLVKFMFPNDFNIYLHDTPADSLFREDVRAFSHGCIRLEKPEQLALFALGWPPERVRQAMQQGPDDRRVNLPRKIPVYIAYFTAYARGGQLYFGNDLYRRDDRLIRAVSEGAVPSAQALRAADALRRFVAE; translated from the coding sequence ATGACACAGAGATTTCCGCGGGCGGTCCGCCGCCTCGGCCGGGGGCTGCTGCCAGCCCTGGCGACGCTGTGCATGGCGCTGGCCGGGTGCGGCCGCGACGAGGCGAGAGGCGCTGAAGCGGGCGAGGCGGACAGGGCGGACAGGGCGGACGCCGCCTGGAACCCGCAGGCGCTGACGCGGGTGGCCGGCCTGGACGTGGCGGCGGTGCGCGGCGCCGTCGGGCAGCGCCTGGACGGCGGGCGCCCGGCTCCGCTCGACGCGGACCAGTGGGAGCGGGTGCGGAAGCTCTACCGGCGCTACGGGCAGGGGCCGCTCTGGTTCGGCCCGGACGGCCTGCTGGAAGACCGTGCCGCCGCGCTGCTGACGGCGCTGGTCAACGCGCACCAGGACGCGCTGCGGCTGGACCGCTACCCGCTCGGCGAGCTGGCGCGCTCGCTGGGGGCGGTGAAGGACGCGAGGCGTCCCACGGCCGCCCAGGTGGCCGCCGCCGACGTGATGCTCACCGCCTCGTACGCGGCGCTGGGCCACGACCTCCTCACCGGCCAGGTGGACCCCCGCAGCGTCTCGCAGGCGTGGTTCATCAACCCGGACCGGGAGCGCGTGGACAGCGCCCTGGCGCGCACGCTGCGCGAGGAGCCGCTGCACCGGGCCATCGCCGGGATGCGGCCGCAGGACGAGGACTACGCCTTCCTGCAGCGCCAGCTGCAGCACTACCGCCAGATCGCCAGCCGGGGCGGGTGGCCCACGGTGCCCAGGGGGAAGGAGCTGAAGCCGGGAGAGAGCGACTCGCCCGCCCGCCTCGCGGCGCTGCGCCAGCGGCTGCAGGCCGAGGGGCTCCTGGCCGCCGCCACCACCGCGCCGCCGCCCCCCGCCGAGAGCGCGGGGCGGAGCCCGGCGCGCCCGGCCGGCGGCGCGGTGTACGATCCTGCGCTGGCCGGCGCGGTGGCCGCCTTCCAGGCGCGGCACGGCATCGAGAGCGACAGCACCCTGGGGCCCGAGACGGTCGCGGCGCTGAACCTCTCCCCCGCGTACCGGCTCTGGCAGATCGCCGCCAACCTGGAGCGCTACCGCTGGCTCCCGCGCTCGCTGGGAAGCCGGTACATCCTGGTGAACGTCCCCGCCTTCCGGCTGGAGGCGTTCGACGGCGGACGGAAGGCGCTGGAGATGAAGGTGATCGTAGGGGAGGAGTACGAGGACCGGGCCACGCCGGTGTTCAGCGACTCCATGGAGTACGTGGTGTTCCGCCCCTACTGGATGGTGACCGACTCCATCGCCGCCAAGGAGATCTTCCCCAGGGCCGCGGCCGACCCCGGCTACTTCGCCCGCAACCGCTACGAGACCTTCGAGGAGCAGGGGAAGACCCGGGTGCGCCAGCGCCCGGGCGAGAAGAACTCGCTGGGGCTGGTGAAGTTCATGTTCCCCAACGACTTCAACATCTACCTGCACGACACCCCGGCGGACAGCCTCTTCCGCGAGGACGTGCGCGCCTTCAGCCACGGGTGCATCCGGCTGGAGAAGCCGGAGCAGCTCGCCCTCTTCGCCCTCGGGTGGCCCCCGGAGCGCGTCCGGCAGGCGATGCAGCAGGGCCCGGACGACCGGCGCGTGAACCTGCCGCGCAAGATCCCCGTCTACATCGCCTACTTCACCGCGTACGCCAGGGGAGGCCAGCTCTACTTCGGCAACGACCTGTACCGGCGCGACGACCGGCTGATCCGCGCCGTGTCCGAGGGAGCCGTCCCCAGCGCCCAGGCGCTCCGGGCAGCGGACGCCCTGCGCAGGTTCGTCGCCGAGTAG